Proteins encoded by one window of Salmonirosea aquatica:
- a CDS encoding lysylphosphatidylglycerol synthase transmembrane domain-containing protein, translating into MKNVLRYAISLALAGGLLWLVFKDMDLAAMLDRLQQADWRWIALSCSLVLMAHITRAWRWQMLLEPLGHRPSLFDATTSVLTGYFANYIIPRMGEVTRCGTLYKLEKVPVNLSFGTVVAERVFDVLTLLVLIALNFLLEFDRLSTFFLDFFGSKVSGGEPQGTNFLLIGFGGIVLLITIGVVFILTNKSLREKLLQNAIIIKIATFLKGMLEGVLSIRKLRSPALFIFSTLLIWVFYYLISYVLFFSIPETSTLGPLAGLTILVIGAIGMTAPTQGGIGAYHLLVGNVMILYGLTQKDGITLATFVHGTQMLFMLAVGALAFLVVLLKNRKSTTEPALSEQPVS; encoded by the coding sequence ATGAAAAACGTCCTCCGGTATGCGATTTCGTTAGCCCTGGCGGGTGGTCTGCTCTGGCTGGTATTCAAGGATATGGATCTGGCCGCCATGCTGGACCGGCTCCAGCAGGCCGATTGGCGCTGGATCGCGCTGTCGTGCTCGCTGGTGTTGATGGCGCACATTACCCGGGCCTGGCGCTGGCAGATGTTGCTCGAGCCGCTGGGCCATCGTCCCAGCCTGTTCGATGCCACGACTTCGGTGCTGACGGGGTACTTTGCCAACTACATCATTCCGCGTATGGGCGAGGTCACGCGCTGTGGTACCCTCTATAAATTGGAGAAAGTCCCGGTGAACCTCAGTTTTGGGACCGTAGTAGCCGAGCGCGTATTTGATGTGCTGACGCTGCTGGTACTGATTGCCCTTAACTTTTTATTGGAATTTGACCGGCTCAGCACGTTTTTTCTGGATTTTTTCGGCAGTAAGGTTTCGGGTGGAGAGCCACAGGGTACCAACTTCCTGTTGATTGGTTTTGGAGGAATAGTATTGCTGATTACGATCGGGGTTGTATTTATTTTGACGAATAAAAGCCTTCGGGAAAAACTCCTGCAAAATGCTATCATCATAAAAATCGCGACCTTTCTGAAAGGTATGCTGGAAGGGGTACTGAGCATTCGCAAGCTCCGTAGTCCGGCGTTGTTCATTTTTAGTACCCTGCTCATCTGGGTGTTTTATTACTTGATTTCGTACGTGCTTTTTTTCAGTATTCCCGAAACGTCTACCCTGGGGCCATTGGCCGGGCTGACGATTCTGGTGATCGGAGCCATTGGTATGACGGCTCCGACGCAGGGCGGCATCGGAGCGTACCATCTGTTGGTGGGAAATGTGATGATCTTGTACGGTCTGACCCAAAAGGACGGCATTACCTTAGCTACCTTCGTGCACGGTACCCAAATGTTGTTTATGCTGGCCGTGGGCGCACTGGCGTTTTTAGTGGTGCTGCTTAAAAACCGGAAATCCACTACCGAACCTGCCCTGAGTGAACAGCCCGTTTCTTAA
- the rfaE2 gene encoding D-glycero-beta-D-manno-heptose 1-phosphate adenylyltransferase yields the protein MTTEAKILRLDEAMTQVADWQRAGQKVVFTNGCFDLVHLGHIDYLEKARALGDRLVLGLNTDASVSRLKGPARPVVNEYARARLMAALSFVDTVILFDEPTPKELIEALKPDILVKGDDYTVETIVGADFVINKGGTVETIALVKGYSTTALIEKIKQSY from the coding sequence ATGACTACCGAAGCCAAAATTCTGCGTCTGGATGAAGCAATGACCCAAGTAGCTGACTGGCAGCGTGCGGGACAAAAAGTGGTGTTTACCAACGGCTGTTTTGACCTTGTGCATCTGGGCCACATCGACTACCTCGAAAAAGCCAGGGCTTTGGGCGACCGCCTGGTGCTGGGGCTGAACACCGATGCTTCGGTGAGTCGGTTGAAAGGCCCCGCCCGACCCGTGGTGAATGAATACGCGCGGGCGCGGCTAATGGCGGCTTTGAGCTTCGTGGATACTGTCATTTTGTTCGACGAACCTACCCCCAAAGAGTTAATTGAGGCCCTAAAACCTGACATTTTGGTCAAAGGCGACGACTATACTGTCGAAACGATCGTTGGCGCAGATTTTGTTATAAATAAGGGAGGAACAGTAGAAACGATAGCCCTCGTTAAAGGCTATTCGACTACGGCTCTGATTGAAAAAATAAAGCAAAGTTATTGA
- the panD gene encoding aspartate 1-decarboxylase, producing the protein MQITLMKSKIHRVKVTQAELNYVGSITIDEDLMDAVGIIENEQVHIVNNNNGERLVTYAIKGERGTGIVCLNGAAARKAQVGDIIIIIAYGSMSEEEARTFRPRVVFPDDNNRIV; encoded by the coding sequence ATGCAAATTACCCTTATGAAGTCAAAGATCCACCGGGTAAAGGTGACGCAGGCCGAACTCAACTACGTCGGCAGTATCACCATCGACGAGGATCTGATGGATGCGGTGGGAATCATCGAAAATGAACAGGTACATATTGTCAACAATAATAATGGCGAGCGGCTGGTAACCTACGCCATCAAAGGCGAACGCGGCACGGGCATCGTGTGCCTCAATGGCGCGGCCGCCCGTAAGGCACAGGTAGGTGATATAATCATAATCATTGCCTATGGTAGCATGTCGGAAGAGGAAGCCCGTACGTTCAGGCCCCGCGTGGTGTTCCCCGACGATAATAATCGAATTGTGTAG